A window of Acidobacteriota bacterium genomic DNA:
CGGCCCGGTGGGCGGGCGTCCTGCGTTCGCGCGCGGCGACCGGCCGGGCCGTCCGTTTCATGGCGGAAAGCCCTTCCGCAAGGATGGTGACCGTCCGCGGCGCTTCGACAAGCCGATCCGCGCCGACCATGTTGAGCGCGAAGGCCGGCCAGGCGGCGTGCGGCGTTTCGGCGCCGACGGCGTCGAGACGCCATTCGAGCCGCGTCCCAGCAGTGCAAGACCACCATCCGGAGATAAACGCTTTGGCGGCGCAAAGCGTTTTGGCGCGAAGCCTTTCGGTGGACCCCGACGCGAAGGCACGGCGGGAAAATCTCTTGGTGGCCCAAAGCGGTTTGGCGCGAAGCCTTTCGGTGGACCACGCGGCGAAGGCGGCGCAAAGCAGTTTGGCGCGAAGCCTTTCGGTGGACCGCGGGGCGAGGGCGGCGCAAAGCGTTTTGGCGCGAAGCCTTTCGGTGGACCCCGGGGCGAGGGCGGCGCAAAGCGGTTTGACGCGAAGCCTTTCGGTGGACCCCGTGGCGAAGGCGGCCCAAAGCGTTTTGGCGCGAAGTCTTTCGGTGGACCGCGGGGCGAGGGCGGCCCAAAGCGGTTTGGCGCGAAGGCTTTCGGTGGACCGCGGGGCGAGGGCGGCCCAAAGCGGTTTGGCGCGAAGGCTTTTGGCGGACCACGCGGCGAAGGCGGCCCAAAGCGGTTTGGGGCGAAGCCTTTTGGCGGGCCACGCCGCGATGGCGCAGCGGGAAAACCCTTTGGCGGTCCGAAGGGATTTGGCGCGAAGAGGCCGTTCGGTGGTCCCAAACGATTCGGGGCGAAGTCTAGCGGCGGCCCGAAACGTCCATCATTCGGGGGCAGAGGCGGCGGCTTCGGTGGCCGTGGTAGAACACGCCCGCCTTCCGGAGATAGAGGATAAGGGATGAAGCCGAGCGACAGCTGGAAGCATCTCGTGCCCGAGCACCTGCGCAAGCTCGGAGCGTACACTCCGGGCAAGCCGATCAAGCAGGCGGAGCGCGAATCGGGCGTGCGCTGCATCAAGATGGCCTCGAACGAGAACCCGTTCGGGCCATCGCCGCAAGCGCTCGAAGCGATGCGGGCTGCGGCCGCCACGACCAACTTCTATCCTGACAACGACGCCACCGAGCTGCGCCACCGCTTGGCGGAGCGCAACCAGCTCGAGCCCGACCAAGTGCTGGTGACGGACGGCTCCACCGTGCTGCTCGACCTGATCGCCCGCACGCTGCTTGCGCCCAGCCTGAACGCGGTGACCAGCGCGCGTTCGTTCATCGTGTATCTGATCGCCACGCGGGCCGCGGGCGCCGAGCTGATCGAGGTCGCGATGGATGGCGACGGCTACGATCTTGACGCCATCGCCGACGCCGTCAACGAAGACACGCGCGTCATTTATCTCGCCAATCCGAATAATCCGACCGGCACGCTCTTCGACGCCGCCGGGACCGACCGTTTCCTGGCGCGCGTCCCGGCGAGCGTCTTCGTGGTGCTCGACGAGGCGTATGCCGATTTCGCCAACCACTTCGCCCGGCAGCGAAACGTGGACTACTCGCATTCGCTCGACTACGTGCGCGAAGGACGCCCCGTCATCGTGCTGCGCACCTTCTCGAAAGCGCACGGCCTTGCCGGAGTGCGCGTAGGCTATGGCTTCGGTCCGCCCGAGATCCTCGCGTACCTGGAACGGCTGCGGACCGCGTTCTCCGTCTCCGCCGTGGCGGAGGCGGCCGCGCTCGCGGCCCTCGACGACACCGACCACATCCGCAAGACACTCGAGAATAACGAGAGCGGCGCCGAGTTCCTGATGGCTAAGTTGAAGGAGCTGGGCTACCAGCCGGTGCCGACGTGGGCGAATTTCATCTATTTTGACGCCGGCCCGGGCGCTGCCGCGCTCGCCAAGCGCATCCAGGCCGAGGGCGTGATCGTCCGCTCGCTGGTGCCGTGGGGTATCCCGACGGCCCTGCGTGTGACCATCGGCGCGCCCGAGCACAATGAGCGCTTCATCGCCGCCCTGGCCAAGGCCAGCGATCGCGCCTCCGTCCGGTAAAGCTCATCCCGGATAGAGGATGGAAACTGGCGGGTGCAGGCCGGCAACCCAGCATTCTTCCTGGGCTTTCAACCGTCGATGGTCCATGGTCGATTGTCCATTTTTCTTTGCTAACCCACACGCTCCGTTGCCGTCTCACCTACCGTGCAGGGGGTTCCTATGAAGCGACTTCTTTACGCCATTGCCATGACGCTGGCCTTCGCCGGATTCATGGCGCTCCAGGGCCAGACCAAGCACTCACGCCACAATGACTGGGGCCGCAACAACATCTCGACGAACAACGATGAGGCCGCTCCCGGTGATGCCTGCGATGACCACTTCAACGTGACGTTTGACGGCCGAGACGCCTTCACCGCCGAAGAAGCACGCACGCTCAAGCCTTCGGAATTCGCGGGAGGACTCGATGTACGTGCGCCGCAGAATGGCGGCGTGCTCGTCCGCGGCTGGGACAAGAACGAGGTCCTGGTGAAGGCCTGCAAGGCGGTCGCCGCGTATGAGGAGGGCGAAGCCAAGGGCCTGCTCAGCGAGCTGAAGCTCGTGGTCAGCGGCAACCAGATCCGCGTTACCGGACCAGAGTCGACTGACGACCGCCGCTCGGTCGTCCACTTCCTCATCAACGTGCCGCGCAACATCAAGCTTACGATGGACGCGCACAACGGCCCGCTCACGGCGCGCGACGTCTTTGGCACGATCAGCGCCACCACGGTCAATGGGCCGGTGAGCATCTACCGCTGCAGTGGCGAGATCACGGCGGAGGCGACCAACGGACCGGTGAGCGTGACGCGGTCGAGCGGCAACATCCGCGTCCGCACGCAGAATGGCCCACTCGATATCGAGCTCAACGGCTCGGAGTGGTCGGGTCCGGGGCTCGACGCCTCCGCGCAGAACGGTCCCATCAAGCTGCGCATCCCGCCGAACTATAAGTCGGGGGTCGAGGTCAGCTCGCGCGGCCACAGCCCGTTCCACTGCGCCACCGACGCTTGCTCGGGAGCGCACAAAGATTGGGACGACAGCAATAAATCCGTGCATCTCGGCGGCCAGACGACCGTGGTGCGCATGTCCACCGTGAATGGACCGGTCTCGATCGTCAGCACGATGCAGTAGCGGTTCCTCTGGAATGGGAAAAGGCCGGCGAACCTGCCGGCCTTTTCCGTTTAGGAGATTTTTGATGGTGTGGAGGCGGGCGATTCGCCCGCCGGCTTTACGCGGTGCGCTTCCTTTCGGAAAGACCTGCCGTCAGCGGCAGCCGTGCGGCGCCGTACAAACCGGCGTCGCTGCCCAGCAACGCGCGCGTGATAATCGTGGCGCCGGTGGCGCCGGCTATAGCGGGTTTCTCCGCCGGGTTGGTCGCGCGGTAGACGAACGACCGCTTGCGGGTCTCTTCGAACATCGCGGGCGCGAACGCTTCCCACGAACTGGAGACGCCGCCGCCTATCACGTACATCGGTGCGTTGAAGATGTTCACCAGATCGGCGATCACGATGCCGAGCGCCCATCCCACTTTGAGGAAGATGAGGCGCGCGGGCTCATCGCCTTGCACCGCCGCCAGGTAGACGCTCTTCGCGCTGAACTCCACGTTGCCGTCAGCCACGCGTTGTAACGCTGCCGCGCTGCCGGCGGCGATCGCATCTTTCGCCATGCGCGTGATCGCCGTGGCTGAGGCATATTGCTCGATGCAACCGCGGCTGCCGCATCCGCACGCGTGACCCTCCGGGTCAACGTTGATGTGTCCGAGTTCGCCGGCCATGCCCGTCATGCCGCGCCAGACCTCGCCATTGAGCACGATGCCGCCGCCCACGCCGGTGCCGAGCGTGAGCATGCACATGGAATCGTAGTCCCGTGCCGCGCCCAGCCAGGATTCGCCGAGCGCGGCCGCGTTGGCGTCGTTTTCCAGGATGACGGGCGCTTTCAGCCGCCGTTCGATCTCATCGCGCACCGGATAATCGTGCCACCCCGGCAGGTTGGGCGACTCGCGCAGCATGCCGGTGCGCATGTCGATGATCCCGGGCACGCCCACGCCGATGCCCGCAAGTTTGCCGGCGTGCTGGAACTTCATCGCCAGCTCGAGGATCACGGTCGTCATGTCTTGGATGACCTGGTCGCGTCCCTTGCCGACCTCGGTGCCGCTGGTGACTTTTTCGAGCAGCTTGCCGGAGTCGTCCACTGCGGCAACGCGCAGGTTCGTTCCGCCAAGATCCACGCCGATGGCGAATGAAGGCATAACGGAAGTTAGACTACGCGCCCGACCTCGAGGATGTCACCCTGGGCGGGCGCTTCACTTCTGGCATTTCGGGCAATAGTGCGCGCTCCTACCGGAGATCACGATGCGCGTGACGGGCGTCTTGCAGCGGACGCAGGGCTCGCCTTCGCGCCCATAGACGCGCAGGTCGAACTGGTAATTGCCCCACTCGCCTTCCGCGTCCACGTAATCAGAGAAGGTCGTGCCGCCGGCCTGGATGGATTCGTTCAACACCGCACGTAGCGCTGCGTAAAGCTTGTGCAGTTCCGCATGCGTGAGTGACCTCCCACGACGCCGCGGACGCACCCCCGCGCGGAACAACGATTCGTCCGCGTAGATGTTCCCCACGCCGCTCAGCAATTTCTGGTTCAGCAGCGCGCTCTTGATCGGGGCCTTGGTGCGCTTAAAGAGCGCCGCGAAGGCCTCGGCACCCACGTCGAGCGGTTCGCGTCCCGGAGCGCGGAAGCGTTCCTTAGCGATCGCCAGTTTGCCGAACATGCGCGGATCGACAAAGCGCAGCTCGCGTCCGGAGCTCAACTTCAGCACCGCGTGGGTGTGCTTCGCGGTCTCTTTATCGGCGGCGACCACCGTCAGCGAGCCCGTCATACCCAGGTGCACGATGAACTGGGGATGCGTCGCCGTAGCCTCTTCCCGGCTGAGCTCGAAGACGATGTGTTTGCCGACACGCCGCACGTCGTCGATCCTCGCACCCTCGAGGGTCTTCGCGATGGTCCGCGGCGGGGACTTCAGCGTCTGCTTGCGGCCGCTGAGCCACACCGCTTCCACGCGTTCTCCGCGGATGCGCTGGGCCACGCCGCGCGCGATGGTTTCGACCTCTGGCAGTTCGGGCATGGCATCCAGTCTAAACGTTGCGCGTGTTATCATTGCTTGTACAAGCCTGTCCGCCGACCCCCTTAAAGTCTTGCACCCTGAAGTTCTGCACACTGGAAACGCCGCGCGGGCACGGAGTGTGCGCAAATCGATTCCCAGGACTACCCCTTACGAGCATGAGAAAAGGCAAGACCGCGGTCATCGTGGGCGCGCAGTGGGGCGACGAAGGCAAAGGCAAGATCGTCGACGTCCTGAGCGAGAACTATTCCCTGGTCGCACGCTACGCCGGCGGACACAACGCTGGCCACACCGTCATCATCAGCGGCAAGAAGTTCGTGCTGCAGCTGGTCCCATGTGGCGTGCTGCGCCCGGGCTGCCGTGGCGTGATCGGCAACGGCGTGGTCCTCGACCCTATCGCTTTCCTCAAAGAGGTGGGCACGCTGCGCGCCGTGGGCGTGAAGATCGATGGCAACCTGTTCGTCTCTAACCGCGCGCACGTCATCCTTCCCTACCACCGGATGATCGAGCTCGCCGCGGAGAATGCTCCCGGACGGGTGAAGATCGGCACCACCTCGCGCGGCATCGGTCCGGCATACGAAGACAAGATGGGCCGCCGCGGCCTGCGCGTCGTCGATTTGCTCGACAAGGCGCTGCTGCGCACGCACATCCAGAACGCCTGCGCCGAGAAGAACATGATCGCGCATGCGCTGTTCAACTCCGAGCCGCTCGATCCCGACAAGATGTATGCGGAGTACGCCGACGCTGCCGAGAAGCTGCGCCCATTCGTCGCCGACACCGCCGCGCTGCTCAACAAAGCCATCGCTGCGGGCGAGTCGGTGATGTTCGAAGGCGCGCAGGGGACGATGCTCGATATCGATCACGGCACCTATCCGTTCGTCACCTCTTCGAGCGCGACCTCCGGCGGCGCGGTCATCGGCACCGGCGTGGCGCCGAATGCGATCGAGACCGTCATCGGCATCAGCAAGGCCTATTGCACCCGCGTGGGCGGCGGACCGTTCCCCACCGAGGTCCACGGCGAGATGGGCGAGCGGCTGCGCGCCAAGGGAAAAGAATACGGTGCGGTCACGGGACGTCCGCGGCGCTGCGGCTGGATCGACCTGCCGCTGCTGCGCTACGCGCGCGCTGTCAACGGCATCGACTGGCTCGTCGTCACCAAGCTTGACGTGCTCGACGACCTGCCCGAGATCCCCGTTTGCACTGGCTACAAGGTCAATGGGAAGAAGTACACGGAGATCCCGGCCGACGCCGCCGGTTACGACAAGATCGAGCCGGTATACGAAACCATGCCGGGATGGAAAAAACCGACCGCCGGCGTGACCACATTCGAGAAGCTGCCGGAGAAGGCGCGCGAGTACCTGAAGTTCCTGGAGAAGGAATCGGGCGCGCGCATCGGCATGGTGTCCACCGGACCGGACCGCGACCAGACCATCTACATGAAGGATTTCCTCGCCGTGGTGCGCGCCGCGCGGCCCTCCGGCAAGGTCGCGAAGGCCAAGTGATGATCGTGCTGCTCGTCCAGTTCACGGTAAAGCCGGGCGCGGAAACGCGCGTCCGCGAGCTCATGCGCACCATGGAGGAACACTCGCGCAAAGAGCCGGGCTGCATCACTTACGTCGGACACCAATCCATCGAAGACCCGCGCCGTTTCTTTTTCTACGAGACCTACACGGACGAGGCGGCGCTCGCAGCGCACCGCAACGCGCCCTACTTTCGCGAGTACGTCGTCAACGGACTCGATCCGCTGATCGAGAAGCGCGAGCGCGCGCTGTTCACTCCCGTGAGCCAATAGGAATGGCGCGGCGAATGCCGCGCCTGTGAACCCCACCGCTTTCAGACCAACTCGCAACCGGCAAAAAAATAGCTTAGCTCGAAGCGCGCAGTGTCCTCAGCGTCGGAGCCATGGACAGCGTTGCGCTCGATGCTCTCTGCGTACTTCTTGCGGATCGTCCCTGCTTCCGCGTTCGCGGGATTGGTTGCGCCCATCAGCTTGCGCCACGCGCCGATGGCGTCGCCTTCCTTCTCCAGCGCCAAAACGATGATGGGTCCCGAGGCCATGAACTTCGTCAGCGACTCGAAGAACGGCTTGCCCACGTGTACGGCGTAAAAACCCTCCGCCTGCTTCTGCGTGATCTGGAGCATCTTCATCCCGATGATATTGAAATCGTTCTTCAGGATCAGGCTGATGATCTCGCCCTGGAAGTCGCGACTGACCGCGTCTGGCTTGATGATGGCAAATGTGCGTTGCAACGTCTTCATGGGTGCGGTTGGTTCCCTTCTTCAATATGAAACGTCAATATGAAACGACAGCTATGAAACCTGTGGCGGCGGGCGACTCGCGCGCCTTACGCCCTGGCGCCCGCACTCTTCATGGCCGCGACCAGCGTCTCGCCGATATCGGCCGGCGATACCGCCACGCGGATCCCGGCCGCCTCGAGCGCGGCGATCTTTTCCTTCGCCGTGCCTTTGCCGCCGGAGATGATGGCGCCCGCGTGTCCCATGCGGCGTCCCGGAGGCGCCGTCTGCCCGGCGATGAACGACACGACCGGTTTGGTGACGTGCTGCTTCACGAACTCGGCGGCTTGCTCTTCCGCGGTCCCTCCGATCTCGCCGATCATGATGATGGCTTCGGTCTCCGGATCCACCTGGAACAATCCGAGCGCGTCGATGAAG
This region includes:
- the hisC gene encoding histidinol-phosphate transaminase, which translates into the protein MKPSDSWKHLVPEHLRKLGAYTPGKPIKQAERESGVRCIKMASNENPFGPSPQALEAMRAAAATTNFYPDNDATELRHRLAERNQLEPDQVLVTDGSTVLLDLIARTLLAPSLNAVTSARSFIVYLIATRAAGAELIEVAMDGDGYDLDAIADAVNEDTRVIYLANPNNPTGTLFDAAGTDRFLARVPASVFVVLDEAYADFANHFARQRNVDYSHSLDYVREGRPVIVLRTFSKAHGLAGVRVGYGFGPPEILAYLERLRTAFSVSAVAEAAALAALDDTDHIRKTLENNESGAEFLMAKLKELGYQPVPTWANFIYFDAGPGAAALAKRIQAEGVIVRSLVPWGIPTALRVTIGAPEHNERFIAALAKASDRASVR
- a CDS encoding ROK family protein; translated protein: MPSFAIGVDLGGTNLRVAAVDDSGKLLEKVTSGTEVGKGRDQVIQDMTTVILELAMKFQHAGKLAGIGVGVPGIIDMRTGMLRESPNLPGWHDYPVRDEIERRLKAPVILENDANAAALGESWLGAARDYDSMCMLTLGTGVGGGIVLNGEVWRGMTGMAGELGHINVDPEGHACGCGSRGCIEQYASATAITRMAKDAIAAGSAAALQRVADGNVEFSAKSVYLAAVQGDEPARLIFLKVGWALGIVIADLVNIFNAPMYVIGGGVSSSWEAFAPAMFEETRKRSFVYRATNPAEKPAIAGATGATIITRALLGSDAGLYGAARLPLTAGLSERKRTA
- the mutM gene encoding bifunctional DNA-formamidopyrimidine glycosylase/DNA-(apurinic or apyrimidinic site) lyase, whose amino-acid sequence is MPELPEVETIARGVAQRIRGERVEAVWLSGRKQTLKSPPRTIAKTLEGARIDDVRRVGKHIVFELSREEATATHPQFIVHLGMTGSLTVVAADKETAKHTHAVLKLSSGRELRFVDPRMFGKLAIAKERFRAPGREPLDVGAEAFAALFKRTKAPIKSALLNQKLLSGVGNIYADESLFRAGVRPRRRGRSLTHAELHKLYAALRAVLNESIQAGGTTFSDYVDAEGEWGNYQFDLRVYGREGEPCVRCKTPVTRIVISGRSAHYCPKCQK
- a CDS encoding adenylosuccinate synthase, whose amino-acid sequence is MRKGKTAVIVGAQWGDEGKGKIVDVLSENYSLVARYAGGHNAGHTVIISGKKFVLQLVPCGVLRPGCRGVIGNGVVLDPIAFLKEVGTLRAVGVKIDGNLFVSNRAHVILPYHRMIELAAENAPGRVKIGTTSRGIGPAYEDKMGRRGLRVVDLLDKALLRTHIQNACAEKNMIAHALFNSEPLDPDKMYAEYADAAEKLRPFVADTAALLNKAIAAGESVMFEGAQGTMLDIDHGTYPFVTSSSATSGGAVIGTGVAPNAIETVIGISKAYCTRVGGGPFPTEVHGEMGERLRAKGKEYGAVTGRPRRCGWIDLPLLRYARAVNGIDWLVVTKLDVLDDLPEIPVCTGYKVNGKKYTEIPADAAGYDKIEPVYETMPGWKKPTAGVTTFEKLPEKAREYLKFLEKESGARIGMVSTGPDRDQTIYMKDFLAVVRAARPSGKVAKAK
- a CDS encoding antibiotic biosynthesis monooxygenase, coding for MIVLLVQFTVKPGAETRVRELMRTMEEHSRKEPGCITYVGHQSIEDPRRFFFYETYTDEAALAAHRNAPYFREYVVNGLDPLIEKRERALFTPVSQ
- the ndk gene encoding nucleoside-diphosphate kinase, with translation MKTLQRTFAIIKPDAVSRDFQGEIISLILKNDFNIIGMKMLQITQKQAEGFYAVHVGKPFFESLTKFMASGPIIVLALEKEGDAIGAWRKLMGATNPANAEAGTIRKKYAESIERNAVHGSDAEDTARFELSYFFAGCELV